In a single window of the Gossypium hirsutum isolate 1008001.06 chromosome D02, Gossypium_hirsutum_v2.1, whole genome shotgun sequence genome:
- the LOC107909496 gene encoding glutaredoxin-C9: MQQAIPYKSWPLPCIDATSHRARSTTTLGHNGRGKDVLNIVSENAVIVLARKGCCMSHVVRRLLLTLGVNPAVHEIDEEDEAGVLNELGTICKGTENNKMVQLPAVFIGGRLFGGLDKVMATHISGDLIPVLKDAGALWL; encoded by the coding sequence atGCAACAAGCAATTCCATACAAATCCTGGCCTCTGCCATGCATCGACGCAACTTCCCATCGTGCCCGTTCAACAACAACACTTGGCCACAACGGACGCGGGAAAGACGTGCTTAATATAGTGTCGGAGAACGCGGTGATAGTGTTGGCCAGGAAGGGTTGTTGTATGAGCCATGTAGTGAGGCGTTTGCTGCTGACACTGGGCGTAAACCCTGCGGTTCATGAGATTGATGAGGAGGATGAGGCTGGTGTTTTGAATGAATTGGGGACGATTTGCAAAGGTACCGAAAACAATAAAATGGTTCAGCTTCCGGCTGTGTTTATTGGTGGGAGGTTGTTTGGGGGATTGGATAAAGTCATGGCTACGCATATTAGCGGCGACTTGATTCCGGTGCTGAAAGATGCCGGTGCCTTGTGGCTTTGA